A genomic segment from Nodularia sphaerocarpa UHCC 0038 encodes:
- a CDS encoding iron ABC transporter substrate-binding protein, with protein sequence MKRRQFVYLVGIATASGGLAVACDGNSNQTATELGQTATELGQTATELEQELVIYSGRNEKLIGELIKQFEAKTNAKVQVRYGDTAELASAILEEGTNSPADVFFAQDAGALGAIQKAGRAVQLPSSLLNKVDSAYRSPQGQWVGVTGRVRTVDYNTNLVKSEELPSSIFGFTDPKWKGKIGWSPTNGSFQSFVTGLRVAEGEERAKQWLEGIKANDAKVYPNNTSIVQALTRGEIALGFVNHYYLEQVKKDNPQVPVVHHFTEDIGSLVNVAGIAILNSAKHPNIAQRFGEFLLNEDAQNYFASQTAEYPLAAGVAPQGNLKSLNEIRKQDKKIDLSNLNDLDNTLKLLQEVAII encoded by the coding sequence ATGAAGCGTCGCCAATTTGTTTATTTAGTCGGAATAGCAACTGCTAGCGGTGGATTAGCCGTTGCTTGTGATGGTAATTCTAATCAAACCGCCACAGAGTTAGGACAAACAGCCACAGAGTTAGGACAAACCGCTACAGAGTTAGAACAAGAATTAGTAATTTACTCAGGACGCAATGAGAAACTAATTGGTGAACTAATAAAGCAGTTTGAAGCAAAAACTAATGCTAAAGTTCAAGTCCGTTATGGTGATACGGCTGAATTAGCATCAGCAATTTTGGAAGAAGGTACAAATAGTCCCGCAGATGTATTTTTTGCTCAAGATGCAGGCGCTCTGGGAGCTATTCAAAAAGCAGGTAGAGCCGTACAGTTACCAAGTTCGCTGCTGAATAAGGTAGATAGTGCTTACCGTTCACCACAAGGGCAATGGGTAGGTGTTACGGGCAGGGTGCGTACAGTAGATTACAATACAAATTTAGTCAAGTCAGAGGAATTACCATCATCGATTTTTGGTTTTACTGACCCGAAATGGAAAGGTAAAATTGGCTGGTCTCCTACAAATGGCTCGTTTCAATCCTTTGTTACAGGCTTACGAGTGGCGGAGGGAGAGGAGAGAGCGAAGCAATGGTTAGAAGGTATTAAAGCTAACGATGCCAAGGTTTATCCTAACAACACATCAATAGTACAAGCTTTAACTCGTGGTGAAATAGCGTTAGGATTTGTTAATCATTACTATCTGGAACAAGTCAAAAAAGATAATCCTCAAGTTCCAGTGGTGCATCATTTCACTGAAGATATTGGGTCTTTGGTAAATGTCGCAGGTATCGCAATTCTCAACAGTGCCAAGCATCCTAATATTGCTCAAAGATTTGGCGAATTTTTGCTGAATGAAGATGCTCAAAACTACTTTGCTAGTCAAACGGCTGAGTATCCTCTCGCTGCTGGAGTTGCTCCCCAAGGGAATTTGAAATCACTCAATGAAATTCGCAAACAAGACAAAAAAATTGATTTGAGTAACCTCAATGATTTAGATAATACACTGAAATTATTACAGGAAGTTGCAATCATTTAG
- a CDS encoding iron ABC transporter substrate-binding protein, translating into MESVKLKTLPLMKVTAGALAFMLSSGVGVSVNAQTKTVTIYSGRSEKLISPLLEQAKKDLGMNIQVRYGDTAELAIALVEEGKNSRADLYFAQDAGALGLLERRNLTLPISSNLLNQVDPRFRSPKGHWVGISGRARVLNYNTSLVKKDQLPKSVWDLVKPQWRGKVAWAPTNGSFQSFVTAMRVIEGEPRTLQWLKAMKGNGVKDLRNNTAIVEALGRGEAQIGLVNNYYLANFKKTNSNFPVAAHYTNQDAGSMINIAGVAIMNSTKQKPEVEKLIGYLLRPSSQTYFAKETNEYPVVSGVAGPANQVPLNQIKTPKVNLTNLNDLPGTLELLQEAGVL; encoded by the coding sequence ATGGAGTCTGTTAAATTGAAAACTTTGCCATTAATGAAAGTTACGGCTGGAGCTTTAGCTTTCATGCTCAGTTCGGGAGTAGGTGTAAGTGTAAATGCACAAACCAAAACTGTCACTATCTATTCAGGGAGATCGGAAAAACTGATTTCTCCGTTGCTCGAACAAGCCAAAAAAGACTTGGGGATGAATATCCAAGTGCGTTATGGTGATACGGCTGAGTTAGCGATCGCTCTGGTAGAAGAAGGCAAAAATAGCCGCGCCGACTTGTACTTTGCTCAAGATGCAGGCGCTTTAGGCTTGCTAGAAAGACGAAATCTCACCCTACCAATTTCATCTAACTTGCTCAACCAAGTAGATCCTCGCTTTCGCTCTCCCAAAGGACATTGGGTAGGTATTTCTGGTCGCGCGCGTGTACTTAACTACAACACCAGTTTAGTCAAAAAGGATCAACTGCCAAAGTCAGTTTGGGACTTAGTAAAACCACAATGGCGTGGTAAAGTAGCATGGGCCCCAACAAACGGCTCATTTCAGTCATTTGTCACCGCTATGCGGGTAATAGAGGGAGAACCCAGAACTCTGCAATGGCTCAAAGCCATGAAAGGCAATGGAGTCAAAGATTTACGCAACAACACGGCCATAGTAGAAGCCCTAGGACGCGGAGAAGCTCAAATCGGTTTGGTAAATAACTATTATTTAGCTAACTTCAAAAAAACTAATTCTAACTTCCCTGTAGCTGCTCACTACACCAATCAAGACGCAGGATCAATGATCAACATCGCTGGTGTGGCAATTATGAACTCCACCAAGCAAAAACCGGAAGTAGAAAAACTGATTGGCTACCTGCTTAGACCTAGTTCACAAACATACTTTGCTAAAGAAACTAATGAATATCCTGTAGTTTCAGGAGTAGCAGGACCGGCTAATCAAGTACCATTGAACCAGATTAAGACACCCAAAGTTAACCTGACAAACTTGAATGATCTGCCAGGAACGCTAGAATTGCTACAAGAGGCAGGAGTTTTATAA
- a CDS encoding ABC transporter permease, with the protein MKSSVRPPLFLILAAAVVAVAITLPLVYLVIRAVGIGADEFWALISRPRNITVFFNSAAMAATVTLFSTLIAVPLAFLTVRTDLPGRKFWLVATTLPLAVPSYVGSFALIAALAPRGSFLQLLLQPLGVEELPSIYGFPGAVLAITLFTYPYLLLSVRSGLQGIDPSIEEAGRSLGYSSRETFFKVVLPQLKPSMIAGGLLVALYSLRDFGTPSLMRFDAFTRVIFTQYKASFNRNTAAVLSLMLVTLVLLILWLEYRVRSRAAYYSRGSASLRPPKIVKLGIWKWPALGFCLLITSFGVVLPVGITLFWLIRGLNTGYSFPNLLPSIFNSISAAGLAAIAATIFALPVAILSVRFPTKITAIIERCSYIGFGVPGIVVALSLVFFGANYLPFLYQTLPMLIFAYLVLFLPQSVGAIRTSLLQVNPQLEESARSLGRNPWQALREVTLPLVRPGVLSGAVLVFLTAIKELPATMLLAPIGFNTLATQIWQATENVDFADAAASSLTMLLVSMGSTLLVLSQENVKKEKATPKPEIQPKF; encoded by the coding sequence TTGAAATCATCGGTTCGCCCTCCATTATTTCTAATTTTAGCGGCGGCGGTAGTAGCAGTAGCTATTACGCTGCCATTAGTATACTTAGTAATTCGTGCAGTAGGTATTGGTGCGGATGAGTTTTGGGCATTAATTTCTCGTCCCCGCAATATCACTGTTTTCTTTAATAGTGCGGCGATGGCGGCGACAGTGACTTTATTTTCCACACTGATTGCTGTACCCTTAGCCTTTTTAACTGTGCGGACAGACTTACCCGGACGTAAATTTTGGTTAGTCGCCACAACTTTACCTTTAGCAGTTCCCAGTTATGTGGGCAGTTTTGCCTTAATTGCGGCCTTAGCACCAAGGGGAAGTTTTTTACAGTTATTGCTACAACCTCTGGGGGTAGAAGAGTTACCTTCTATTTATGGTTTTCCGGGGGCTGTTTTAGCCATCACCTTGTTTACTTACCCTTATCTACTGCTAAGTGTACGTTCTGGGTTACAAGGTATAGATCCTTCGATAGAGGAAGCTGGCCGCAGTTTGGGTTATAGCAGTAGAGAAACCTTCTTTAAGGTAGTTTTACCCCAACTGAAACCATCGATGATTGCGGGGGGATTATTGGTAGCTTTGTATTCATTGCGCGATTTTGGCACACCTTCGCTGATGCGGTTTGATGCCTTTACACGGGTAATTTTTACACAATATAAAGCTAGTTTTAATCGCAACACAGCTGCGGTGTTATCTTTAATGTTGGTGACACTGGTACTGTTAATTTTATGGTTAGAGTATCGAGTGCGATCGCGCGCTGCATATTACAGTCGTGGTTCCGCCTCATTGCGTCCGCCCAAAATTGTTAAATTGGGAATTTGGAAATGGCCAGCGCTGGGCTTTTGCTTACTGATCACGAGCTTCGGTGTAGTCTTACCAGTGGGGATAACTTTGTTTTGGCTGATTCGGGGACTCAACACTGGCTACAGCTTCCCCAATTTATTACCCAGCATTTTCAATTCAATTTCAGCAGCAGGATTAGCGGCGATCGCAGCCACAATCTTTGCCTTACCTGTAGCCATATTATCAGTCAGATTCCCCACTAAAATCACCGCCATAATTGAACGCTGCTCTTACATAGGATTTGGTGTACCAGGAATTGTAGTAGCTTTATCCTTGGTCTTTTTTGGTGCAAACTACTTACCATTTTTGTATCAAACATTGCCAATGCTCATATTTGCGTATTTAGTTTTATTTCTGCCCCAATCAGTCGGAGCAATACGCACCAGCCTTTTACAAGTCAATCCCCAGCTAGAAGAATCAGCCCGCAGCTTAGGCAGAAATCCTTGGCAAGCCCTCAGAGAAGTCACTTTACCCCTCGTCAGACCTGGAGTGTTGAGTGGTGCAGTCTTGGTCTTTCTCACAGCCATTAAAGAACTACCAGCAACAATGCTATTAGCACCCATAGGCTTCAACACCTTAGCAACACAAATTTGGCAAGCCACAGAAAACGTCGATTTTGCCGACGCTGCGGCCTCCTCCCTGACAATGCTGCTCGTTTCCATGGGTTCAACTCTATTGGTGCTATCTCAAGAAAACGTTAAAAAAGAGAAAGCCACACCTAAACCAGAAATCCAACCAAAATTTTAA